One uncultured Pseudodesulfovibrio sp. genomic window carries:
- a CDS encoding acyltransferase, with amino-acid sequence MGIIRLLLAFAVFNSHFPFFEGTTLVNGHEAVLTFFAISGFYMALILDRSYSDARSFYWSRFLTLYPMYALAVVISLGLLTSLDVSSMTNRASLRAILADPAAFLIMAWTTATTIGQELLFSLTLSPQGGLHFTAYSHDALWTDAPLIQTWSLSLEATFYALAPFLVRLRSRTLFGLLAASLALKLAVMASPLSGVIFFKRFFLLEFWLFAGGILAYRAHRRLPEAARWYDYGLFLVLAGMVLLSDGLPKPLLPFFLPTIALVAMPLVFRGFKRLRFDRFAGKISYPFYLLHYIVIALFETYAEDPEGGQILVAALAASIVFHFLFNPGIESLKTKLRRRHALSVPEVGAVLQPVPMP; translated from the coding sequence ATGGGCATTATCCGCCTGCTGCTCGCCTTCGCGGTCTTCAATTCGCACTTTCCCTTTTTCGAAGGGACGACTCTGGTCAACGGCCACGAGGCGGTGTTGACCTTTTTCGCCATCTCCGGATTCTACATGGCCCTGATCCTGGACCGGTCCTACAGCGACGCGCGCTCCTTCTACTGGAGCCGTTTCCTGACCCTGTACCCCATGTATGCTTTGGCCGTGGTCATCAGCCTGGGGCTGCTGACAAGCCTGGACGTCAGCTCCATGACCAACCGGGCCAGCCTGAGGGCCATCCTGGCCGACCCGGCAGCCTTTCTGATCATGGCCTGGACCACCGCCACGACCATCGGCCAGGAGCTGCTCTTCTCCCTGACCCTGTCTCCGCAGGGCGGCCTACACTTCACGGCCTACAGCCACGACGCGCTGTGGACCGACGCCCCGCTCATTCAGACATGGTCACTGTCGTTGGAAGCAACCTTCTACGCGCTTGCCCCGTTCCTGGTCCGCCTGCGCTCCCGGACGCTGTTCGGCCTCCTGGCCGCCAGCCTGGCCCTGAAACTCGCTGTCATGGCCTCCCCCTTGTCCGGGGTGATCTTCTTCAAACGATTTTTCCTCCTGGAATTCTGGCTTTTTGCGGGTGGCATACTGGCCTATCGGGCCCACCGCAGGCTGCCCGAAGCGGCTCGCTGGTACGACTATGGGCTGTTTCTGGTTCTGGCCGGCATGGTCCTGTTGTCCGACGGTTTACCCAAGCCGCTTCTGCCCTTTTTTCTGCCCACTATTGCATTGGTCGCGATGCCTCTTGTCTTTCGTGGCTTCAAACGGTTACGATTCGACCGGTTCGCAGGCAAGATCAGCTATCCGTTCTACCTGCTTCACTACATTGTCATCGCCCTGTTCGAAACCTATGCAGAAGACCCCGAGGGGGGACAGATCCTGGTCGCCGCGCTGGCCGCCTCGATCGTGTTCCACTTCCTGTTCAACCCGGGCATAGAGTCCCTGAAAACAAAATTGCGTCGCCGCCATGCGCTTTCCGTCCCGGAGGTCGGGGCTGTCCTGCAGCCCGTGCCCATGCCGTGA
- a CDS encoding SET domain-containing protein-lysine N-methyltransferase, translating to MMHPQTEVRFVDPTIGYGVFAARDIPRGTIVYVRDRLEAAFAARSANRMDAAAGPGKTVYADESGVHMVSRDNARYVNHRCDCNVMTTAYGFEIAVRDIWKGQEICEEYGLFDLGREIPLNCGCTLCRKRLRPDDLERFHEAWDGLILDALTRVADVPQPLMTFMDAEAKQRLRAYLCGEEPYISVADLARHAPVALSAIPPDNPRPAPFGVNG from the coding sequence ATGATGCATCCACAAACGGAAGTACGTTTCGTCGATCCGACCATCGGTTACGGCGTTTTTGCCGCCCGGGACATCCCGCGCGGCACTATCGTCTATGTACGGGATCGGCTGGAGGCGGCCTTTGCGGCCCGCTCCGCCAACCGTATGGACGCGGCTGCCGGTCCGGGCAAGACCGTGTATGCCGACGAATCCGGCGTGCACATGGTCAGCCGTGACAACGCGCGCTACGTCAACCATCGCTGCGACTGCAATGTCATGACAACGGCCTACGGTTTCGAGATCGCGGTCCGTGACATCTGGAAGGGACAGGAGATCTGCGAGGAATACGGCCTGTTCGATCTGGGCCGGGAAATCCCCCTGAACTGCGGCTGCACCCTCTGCCGCAAGCGGCTACGCCCTGACGATCTGGAGCGGTTCCACGAGGCATGGGACGGGCTCATCCTGGATGCCCTGACCCGGGTGGCCGACGTGCCCCAGCCCCTCATGACCTTCATGGACGCCGAGGCCAAGCAGAGGCTGCGTGCCTACCTGTGCGGCGAAGAGCCCTATATTTCCGTGGCCGACCTGGCTCGACACGCCCCGGTCGCCCTGTCCGCGATCCCGCCCGACAACCCCCGGCCCGCCCCGTTTGGGGTCAACGGCTGA
- a CDS encoding GNAT family N-acetyltransferase yields the protein MDTITREEDVHEDMREVRISSGITPEDVETILNMAASSGLFSADAMLSAEDMAWDCAYGNGEEAQTFLIARMHDAQGERIIGFLCYGPIMYWPGEFELYGITVDPEFRRLGIGSALVAEMNRRAIGELGRSIFLETGEGRAFENARLFYEANGFSVQRRFCKQFIPMEGGLVYRLNIDEEDAENNYQ from the coding sequence ATGGACACGATTACCAGAGAAGAAGACGTCCACGAGGATATGCGGGAAGTTCGCATTTCTTCGGGCATCACGCCCGAGGATGTGGAGACCATCCTGAACATGGCCGCATCGAGTGGGCTGTTTTCGGCCGACGCCATGCTGTCCGCCGAAGACATGGCCTGGGACTGCGCCTACGGCAACGGCGAGGAGGCACAGACCTTCCTCATCGCCAGAATGCACGACGCGCAGGGCGAGCGGATCATCGGATTCCTCTGCTACGGCCCGATCATGTACTGGCCCGGAGAATTCGAGCTCTACGGCATCACCGTGGACCCCGAGTTCCGCAGGCTGGGCATAGGCTCGGCCCTCGTGGCCGAGATGAACCGGCGGGCAATCGGAGAACTGGGACGTTCGATCTTTCTGGAGACCGGCGAAGGGCGTGCCTTTGAGAACGCCCGGCTGTTTTACGAGGCCAACGGGTTCTCGGTGCAGCGCCGGTTCTGCAAACAGTTCATTCCCATGGAAGGCGGGCTTGTCTACCGCCTGAACATCGACGAAGAAGACGCCGAAAACAACTACCAATAG
- a CDS encoding sigma-54 dependent transcriptional regulator translates to MRKMLVITRDGSRSEEIGGLFGQEKHTGTVPVSTDTPPDREVDTLFVDVESLLGKHTSVAKGLEGLWSQYPSAAIVVLADEANTHHAVDAVKAGAFDYLTRPVEREELDLIVDKVRESDVLKSELDYLRGQFWNEDSLEYVDTRSRAMRDVFVNIRQVAGTRTTVLLTGETGTGKSLIAKLIHAHSNRKSQPFISVHCGAIPDTLVESELFGHEKGAFTGAVRRKLGKFELAHGGTIFLDEIGTVSQSVQVKLLNVIQERFIQRVGGESDIPVDVRIIAATNEDMNELCERGKFRRDLFYRLNVFPICIPPLRERREDIPRLSEVFIQQFNGLLNTEVKGIHPQVLDRLMEYEWPGNVRELENVIERACILETGDVLLPESFPPDLLDTQGEMVTSPVRTSLPLKEARRITVDLFERQYLSSLLEQCNGVIKDAAGRAGVTTRQLSKLMGRHGLDKMDFRTKNR, encoded by the coding sequence ATGCGAAAAATGCTTGTCATCACCAGGGACGGGAGCCGGTCGGAGGAGATCGGCGGCCTGTTCGGCCAGGAAAAACATACGGGAACGGTCCCGGTTTCGACAGACACGCCCCCGGACCGTGAGGTGGACACCCTGTTTGTGGACGTGGAGTCCCTGCTGGGCAAACACACTTCCGTGGCCAAGGGACTTGAGGGATTGTGGTCGCAGTACCCGTCGGCGGCCATCGTGGTTTTGGCGGACGAGGCCAACACCCACCACGCCGTGGACGCGGTCAAGGCGGGAGCGTTCGACTACCTGACCCGGCCTGTGGAGCGTGAGGAGCTGGACCTGATCGTGGACAAGGTCCGCGAATCCGACGTGCTCAAATCCGAGCTCGACTATCTGCGCGGCCAGTTCTGGAACGAGGACTCGCTGGAATACGTGGACACCCGCAGCCGGGCCATGCGCGACGTGTTCGTCAATATCCGCCAGGTTGCCGGAACGCGGACCACGGTCCTGCTCACCGGCGAGACCGGCACGGGTAAATCCCTCATCGCCAAGCTCATCCACGCCCACTCCAACCGCAAGAGCCAGCCATTCATCAGCGTCCACTGCGGAGCCATCCCGGACACTTTGGTCGAAAGCGAACTGTTCGGCCACGAAAAGGGCGCGTTCACCGGCGCGGTCCGGCGCAAGCTCGGCAAATTCGAACTGGCTCACGGCGGCACCATATTTCTGGACGAGATCGGCACGGTCTCCCAGTCGGTCCAGGTCAAGCTTCTGAACGTCATCCAGGAACGATTCATCCAACGCGTGGGCGGCGAGTCCGACATTCCGGTGGATGTGCGCATCATCGCGGCCACCAACGAGGACATGAACGAGCTGTGCGAACGCGGCAAGTTCCGGCGCGACCTGTTTTACCGGCTGAACGTCTTCCCCATCTGCATACCTCCGCTCCGAGAACGGCGCGAGGACATCCCGAGGCTGTCCGAGGTCTTCATCCAGCAGTTCAACGGACTGCTCAACACCGAGGTCAAGGGCATCCACCCGCAGGTTCTGGACCGGCTCATGGAATATGAATGGCCGGGAAACGTGCGTGAACTGGAAAACGTCATCGAACGCGCCTGCATTCTGGAGACCGGGGACGTGCTCCTGCCGGAGAGCTTTCCGCCCGATCTTCTGGACACTCAGGGTGAGATGGTTACTTCACCGGTCCGGACCAGCCTGCCGCTGAAGGAGGCCCGGCGCATAACCGTGGACCTGTTCGAGCGCCAGTATCTGTCCAGCCTGCTGGAGCAATGCAACGGCGTAATCAAGGACGCGGCCGGACGCGCCGGAGTGACCACCCGGCAGCTTTCTAAACTGATGGGCCGACACGGCCTGGACAAAATGGACTTTCGGACGAAGAACCGATAA
- the glgP gene encoding alpha-glucan family phosphorylase, with amino-acid sequence MEKSWLFEVSWEVCNKVGGIHTVISSKAPQAMAAFKDRYVAVGPLVDRSPGFIPTKPPEAIRPALERLKAWGVETATGKWDIPGKPMVLLVGFKNAFPDHDKLLFQLWNDYGVDSMAGGWDYIEPVLFSSAAAMAIKEISEDAGDGEEVFAHFHEWMSGAGVLYLKKHAPSVSTVLTTHATMLGRAMSGSGVDIYKRLEEIEPSQEAKAFGVTAKHSMESVSAREADCFTTVSNITRREASNLLGTNPAVVTVNGFNLEGFAEPKSVAKTRQSSRKKLLDLASRFLERDLAPDKTLLVATSGRYEFHNKGIDLLLDGLSDLDGELAKADNDTTVVAFLLVSCGYAGFSDEARRRLKQERYDIEKYAGISTHHLGNADHDPVVMKCRERKLDNAPENRCCVIFIPVYLDGNDGVLNLEYYDALAGMDLTAFPSFYEPWGYTPMESAAFAVPTITSDRAGFGQWVMEKHPQGHPGVHVLNRLEDDYETTRENLTRFLADFTRWKPEERASRSAEARKIAEEATWVHFYPRYLEAYEYAADIRTERIAGVQRMATAPGTEISFTGVNTTQPRLRSFTVVTELPEQLARLRDVAENLWWVWHRDSQELFEWMDSDKWHASGHNPVLFLDTMRSERLTELADDPEFIGRLNSVLERFDAYMAQSAAANVKGITWKNPVAYFSMEFGLHESIPVYSGGLGLLSGDHIKSASDLNLPFVGISLLYKNGFFHQRINGNGDQVVEYHQNDFATMPITPLQKDDAEKVMITVNLPGRSVYAQIWEVHVGRARLYLLDTDVVENSRSDRDITSKLYDPTSKGRIEQEIILGVGGVRLLTALGVVPSVYHLNEGHSAFLLFERIRHLMLRDGLDFPTAKEIVRGNTVFTMHTPVPAGNERFEKSLVENYFRGYADEMGVPWDGFWNLGHIYAEEADHLNMTVLALQLSCKRNGVSRLHGDVSRRMWQDLWRGFILSEIPVGHVTNGVHITSWLDERIRHDVEESCGLSVHQALIDQNDWDCLDGLDDRRLWDTHVALKHRLYDEVRRSIANQWTREGEPPNRLHTFLSELNPDHLTLCFARRCTAYKRPTLLFHNLQRAKEILADADRPVNIIFAGKAHPADTMGASYINLICRLAKQDDFLGRVIFLESYDIRLARLLVSGADVWLNNPTRLMEASGTSGMKAAANGVPNCSILDGWWDEAFDGHNGWAVGSGLVYQSQVNQDIVDADNLYATLSSEVVPEFYDRGGDGVPHAWLHRMKAAMKTAFRQYGTHRMVRDYIDDMYLPAIELAKLRAKNNNELSLGLGEWRMRVPGRFATVNIKEVQVEGISGDVFRLGNQLTVSAKVDRGQLLTEEIVVEFVAATPDEETIVDCIPMQLKHTEGSTLLYRATYSPSESGPVRYGVRVLPTHPGTANKCDPRLIRWS; translated from the coding sequence ATGGAAAAAAGTTGGCTGTTCGAAGTTTCCTGGGAAGTCTGCAACAAGGTCGGCGGCATCCACACCGTCATCAGCAGCAAGGCCCCACAGGCAATGGCCGCCTTCAAGGACCGATACGTCGCCGTTGGCCCCCTGGTCGATCGCAGTCCCGGCTTCATCCCGACCAAGCCGCCAGAGGCCATCCGACCGGCCCTGGAGCGGCTCAAGGCCTGGGGCGTGGAGACAGCCACCGGCAAATGGGACATCCCGGGCAAACCCATGGTCCTGCTCGTCGGCTTCAAAAACGCCTTTCCCGACCATGACAAACTCCTGTTCCAGTTGTGGAACGACTACGGGGTGGACTCCATGGCGGGCGGCTGGGACTACATCGAGCCGGTCCTGTTCTCCTCGGCCGCGGCCATGGCCATCAAGGAAATCAGCGAGGACGCGGGCGATGGCGAGGAGGTCTTTGCCCATTTCCACGAGTGGATGTCCGGCGCGGGTGTGCTCTATCTGAAAAAGCATGCGCCCTCGGTGTCCACGGTCCTGACAACCCACGCCACCATGCTCGGTCGGGCCATGTCCGGATCGGGCGTCGATATCTACAAACGGCTGGAGGAAATCGAACCGTCTCAGGAGGCCAAGGCGTTCGGGGTAACGGCCAAGCACTCCATGGAGTCGGTCTCGGCCCGAGAGGCGGACTGCTTCACCACGGTCTCCAACATCACCCGGCGCGAGGCTTCCAATCTGCTCGGCACCAACCCGGCCGTGGTCACGGTCAACGGTTTCAACCTCGAAGGGTTCGCCGAACCAAAGAGCGTGGCAAAGACCCGCCAGTCCTCCCGCAAGAAACTCCTGGACCTGGCATCACGGTTTCTTGAACGCGACCTGGCCCCGGACAAGACCCTGCTGGTGGCCACCTCCGGCCGCTACGAATTCCACAACAAGGGCATCGACCTGCTCCTGGACGGCCTGAGCGACCTGGACGGCGAACTGGCCAAGGCGGACAACGACACCACCGTGGTCGCCTTCCTGCTGGTCTCCTGCGGTTACGCGGGATTCAGCGACGAAGCGAGGCGCCGCCTGAAACAGGAGCGTTACGACATCGAGAAGTACGCAGGGATCAGCACCCACCACCTGGGCAACGCGGACCACGATCCCGTGGTCATGAAGTGTCGCGAGCGCAAGCTCGACAACGCGCCCGAGAACCGCTGCTGCGTCATCTTCATCCCCGTCTATCTGGACGGCAACGACGGCGTGCTCAACCTGGAGTACTACGACGCCCTTGCGGGCATGGACCTGACCGCCTTCCCGTCCTTTTACGAGCCGTGGGGATACACCCCCATGGAGAGTGCGGCCTTTGCCGTACCCACCATCACCTCGGACCGGGCAGGCTTCGGCCAGTGGGTCATGGAGAAGCATCCCCAGGGACACCCGGGCGTGCATGTCCTCAACAGGCTGGAGGACGACTACGAGACCACGCGCGAGAACCTGACCCGCTTCCTGGCCGATTTCACCCGCTGGAAGCCCGAAGAACGGGCGTCGCGCAGCGCGGAGGCACGCAAGATCGCCGAAGAGGCCACCTGGGTCCACTTCTACCCGCGCTACCTGGAGGCGTATGAATACGCGGCGGACATCCGCACCGAGCGTATCGCCGGCGTGCAGCGCATGGCCACAGCGCCCGGCACCGAGATCAGCTTCACGGGCGTAAACACCACCCAGCCGCGGTTGCGCTCCTTCACCGTGGTCACCGAACTGCCCGAGCAACTCGCCCGACTGCGTGACGTGGCCGAAAATCTCTGGTGGGTCTGGCACCGCGACTCCCAGGAACTGTTCGAATGGATGGACTCGGACAAATGGCACGCCAGCGGCCACAACCCGGTCCTGTTCCTGGACACCATGCGCAGCGAACGACTGACCGAGCTGGCCGACGACCCGGAATTCATCGGCCGCCTGAACTCGGTCCTGGAACGGTTCGACGCCTACATGGCGCAGAGCGCCGCGGCCAACGTCAAAGGCATCACCTGGAAGAATCCGGTGGCCTACTTCTCCATGGAGTTCGGCCTGCATGAGTCCATCCCGGTATACTCCGGCGGCCTGGGGCTGTTGTCCGGCGACCACATCAAGTCGGCCAGCGACCTGAACCTGCCGTTCGTCGGCATCTCCCTGCTGTACAAGAACGGTTTCTTCCACCAGCGCATCAACGGCAACGGCGACCAGGTGGTCGAGTACCACCAGAACGACTTCGCGACCATGCCGATCACCCCGCTGCAAAAGGACGACGCAGAAAAGGTCATGATCACCGTGAACCTGCCGGGACGCTCCGTGTACGCCCAGATATGGGAAGTCCACGTAGGTCGCGCCCGGCTCTATCTGCTCGACACGGACGTGGTCGAGAACTCCCGCTCGGATCGTGACATCACCTCCAAGCTCTACGACCCGACCTCCAAGGGACGCATCGAGCAGGAGATCATCCTCGGCGTGGGCGGCGTCCGCCTGCTGACCGCCCTGGGCGTGGTCCCGTCGGTCTATCACCTCAACGAGGGCCACTCCGCCTTCCTGCTCTTCGAACGCATCCGCCACCTCATGCTCCGTGACGGGCTGGACTTCCCCACGGCCAAGGAGATCGTCCGGGGCAACACCGTGTTCACCATGCACACCCCGGTACCCGCCGGCAACGAGCGGTTCGAGAAGTCGCTGGTGGAGAACTATTTCCGGGGCTACGCCGACGAGATGGGCGTGCCCTGGGACGGATTCTGGAACCTCGGTCACATCTACGCCGAGGAGGCCGATCATCTGAACATGACCGTGCTCGCACTCCAGCTCTCCTGCAAACGCAACGGCGTATCCCGGCTGCACGGCGACGTGTCCCGGCGCATGTGGCAGGACCTGTGGCGCGGCTTCATCCTGAGCGAGATCCCCGTGGGCCACGTAACCAACGGGGTGCACATCACCTCCTGGCTGGACGAACGCATCCGCCACGATGTCGAGGAATCGTGCGGCCTGTCCGTGCATCAGGCTCTCATCGATCAAAACGATTGGGATTGCCTGGACGGCCTGGACGACCGCCGTCTGTGGGACACCCACGTGGCCCTCAAACACAGGCTCTACGACGAGGTGCGGCGATCCATCGCCAACCAGTGGACCCGCGAAGGCGAGCCGCCCAACAGGCTGCACACCTTCCTAAGCGAACTGAACCCGGACCACCTGACCCTGTGCTTCGCCAGACGATGCACGGCCTACAAGCGCCCCACCCTGCTGTTCCACAACCTGCAGCGGGCCAAGGAGATCCTGGCCGACGCCGACCGCCCGGTGAACATCATCTTCGCGGGCAAGGCCCACCCGGCCGACACCATGGGCGCGAGCTACATCAACCTCATCTGCCGGCTGGCCAAGCAGGACGACTTCCTGGGCAGGGTCATCTTCCTGGAAAGCTACGATATCCGCCTGGCCCGCCTGCTGGTGTCCGGCGCGGACGTCTGGCTGAACAACCCGACCCGTCTCATGGAGGCCAGCGGCACCAGCGGCATGAAGGCCGCGGCCAACGGCGTGCCCAACTGCTCCATTCTGGACGGCTGGTGGGACGAGGCCTTTGACGGCCACAACGGCTGGGCCGTGGGCAGCGGGCTGGTCTACCAGAGCCAGGTCAACCAGGACATCGTGGACGCGGACAACCTTTACGCCACCCTGTCGTCCGAGGTGGTCCCCGAGTTCTATGACAGGGGTGGCGACGGCGTGCCTCACGCCTGGCTGCACCGCATGAAAGCGGCCATGAAGACCGCCTTCAGGCAATACGGCACCCACCGCATGGTCCGGGACTACATCGACGACATGTACCTGCCCGCCATCGAACTGGCCAAGCTGCGTGCCAAGAACAACAACGAACTCTCACTGGGGTTGGGCGAATGGCGCATGCGCGTTCCCGGCCGTTTCGCCACGGTGAACATCAAGGAGGTCCAGGTGGAGGGCATCAGCGGGGACGTGTTCCGGCTGGGCAACCAACTGACCGTGTCCGCCAAGGTGGACCGGGGCCAGCTCCTGACCGAAGAGATCGTGGTCGAATTCGTGGCCGCCACGCCGGACGAGGAGACCATCGTGGACTGCATCCCCATGCAGCTCAAGCACACCGAGGGTTCCACCCTGCTCTACCGGGCCACGTACAGCCCGTCCGAGTCGGGCCCGGTGCGCTACGGCGTCCGCGTACTCCCCACCCACCCGGGTACGGCCAACAAGTGCGACCCAAGATTGATAAGGTGGAGCTAG
- a CDS encoding glycoside hydrolase family 57 protein, whose protein sequence is MISVCFYFQVHQPMRLDKNYSFFQMGRSHHYRDEAANSEIMRKVADKCYLPANRMMLDLIERHKGKFRISYAITGVAMEQFQEFCPEVLDSFRELADTGCVEFIGETHYHSLAFLFSKEEFRRQVKMHSRILKEFFGVKPVTFRNTELIYSNDLAHEIEKMGYKAILAEGADQVLGWRSPNFVYQPAGCSKLKALLKNYRLSDDVAFRFSDQGWSEWPVTVEKYADWVHKVAGSGEIINLFMDYETIGEHQWADTGIFEFFRSLPEAILSRGDFAFRTPGEAADHLDPMAQLDVPYFTSWADLERDVTAWLGNPMQDQAAELAYALEDKVLDSGDEDIIATWRELLTSDHFYYMCTKWFSDGDVHKYFNPYETPHQAFITYMNVLNDLALRLDGADRRQG, encoded by the coding sequence ATGATATCCGTCTGCTTCTACTTCCAGGTCCACCAGCCCATGCGCCTGGACAAGAACTATTCCTTCTTCCAGATGGGCCGCAGCCACCACTACCGCGACGAGGCCGCTAACAGCGAGATCATGCGCAAGGTGGCCGACAAGTGCTACCTGCCCGCGAACCGCATGATGCTCGACCTCATCGAGCGTCACAAGGGCAAGTTCCGCATCTCCTACGCCATCACCGGCGTGGCCATGGAACAATTTCAGGAGTTCTGCCCCGAGGTTCTGGACTCCTTCCGCGAGCTGGCCGACACCGGGTGCGTGGAGTTCATCGGCGAGACCCATTACCACTCCCTGGCCTTCCTCTTCTCCAAGGAGGAATTCCGCCGCCAGGTGAAGATGCACAGCCGCATCCTCAAGGAGTTCTTCGGAGTCAAACCCGTAACCTTCCGCAACACCGAGCTGATCTACAGCAACGACCTTGCGCACGAGATCGAAAAGATGGGCTACAAGGCCATCCTGGCCGAAGGCGCGGACCAGGTGCTCGGCTGGCGTTCGCCCAACTTCGTCTATCAGCCCGCGGGCTGCTCCAAGCTCAAGGCTCTGCTCAAGAACTACCGCCTGTCCGACGACGTTGCCTTCCGCTTTTCGGACCAGGGGTGGAGCGAGTGGCCCGTGACCGTGGAGAAATACGCGGACTGGGTGCACAAGGTGGCGGGCAGCGGCGAGATCATCAACCTGTTCATGGACTACGAGACCATCGGCGAGCACCAGTGGGCCGACACCGGCATCTTCGAGTTCTTCAGAAGCCTGCCCGAGGCCATCCTGTCCCGGGGCGACTTCGCCTTTCGGACGCCCGGCGAGGCCGCCGATCACCTGGACCCCATGGCCCAGCTCGACGTGCCCTACTTCACCTCCTGGGCCGACCTCGAACGCGACGTCACGGCCTGGCTGGGCAACCCCATGCAGGATCAGGCCGCCGAGTTGGCCTATGCCCTTGAAGACAAGGTTCTGGACTCCGGCGATGAGGACATCATCGCCACGTGGCGCGAGCTCTTGACCAGCGACCACTTCTATTACATGTGCACCAAATGGTTTTCCGACGGCGACGTGCACAAATACTTCAACCCCTATGAAACCCCGCACCAGGCGTTCATCACCTATATGAACGTGCTCAACGACCTCGCCCTCCGATTGGACGGCGCGGACAGGCGGCAGGGTTAG
- a CDS encoding glycosyltransferase family 4 protein, whose product MRVLMFGWEFPPYISGGLGTACLGLTKGLAHFGTDILFVLPRLDSDEEAHHLNLVGANRLRAKVGVSEIRQLQERFSVLEVLSPLRPYLTETEYHSLLERSETVTAEDIYGELENDFAGGYGENLMAEIVRYSLIGAHLGLTENFDVIHAHDWLTAPAGIEAKRVSGKPLVVHAHALEFDRSGEHVNQRVYDIERAGFEAADRIIAVSHFTKETIVNRYSIDPAKITVVHNAVEKHRRLGQLRVEKPFKEKLVLFLGRITFQKGPDYFVEAAAKVLEKHQDVRFAMAGTGDMFPRMVERMAELRMGDRFHFTGFVRGTDVERIYAMSDLYVMPSVSEPFGITPLEAMVFDVPCIVSKQSGVAEVLEDAVKVDFWDVDRLAFEIGDILTDEKRAKKLVERGRETLKKIQWDRAAEKVLDVYRQLTGGRS is encoded by the coding sequence ATGCGCGTACTCATGTTCGGGTGGGAATTCCCGCCTTACATCTCGGGCGGCCTTGGCACGGCCTGCCTCGGTCTGACAAAAGGGCTGGCCCATTTCGGCACCGACATCCTGTTTGTTTTGCCCAGGCTCGACTCCGACGAGGAGGCGCATCATCTGAACCTGGTCGGCGCCAACAGGCTGCGCGCCAAGGTCGGCGTGTCCGAGATCCGCCAGCTTCAGGAACGGTTCTCCGTGCTTGAAGTGCTCTCCCCTCTCCGCCCCTATCTGACCGAGACAGAATACCACTCACTGCTTGAGCGCAGCGAGACGGTCACGGCCGAAGACATTTACGGCGAGCTGGAAAACGACTTCGCAGGCGGCTACGGCGAAAACCTCATGGCCGAGATCGTGCGCTACAGCCTTATCGGCGCGCACCTCGGGCTGACCGAAAACTTCGATGTCATCCACGCTCACGACTGGCTGACCGCCCCGGCGGGCATCGAGGCCAAGCGGGTCTCGGGCAAACCGCTGGTGGTCCACGCCCACGCCCTGGAATTCGACCGCTCGGGAGAGCATGTGAACCAACGGGTCTACGACATCGAACGGGCCGGCTTCGAGGCCGCGGACCGGATCATCGCGGTCAGCCACTTCACCAAGGAAACCATCGTCAACCGGTACTCCATCGACCCTGCCAAGATCACCGTGGTCCACAATGCCGTGGAAAAACACCGGCGGCTGGGGCAGTTGCGCGTGGAAAAACCCTTCAAGGAAAAGCTGGTCCTCTTCCTGGGCCGGATCACCTTCCAGAAGGGGCCGGACTACTTTGTCGAAGCCGCAGCCAAGGTCCTGGAAAAGCACCAGGACGTACGCTTCGCCATGGCCGGGACCGGCGACATGTTCCCGCGCATGGTCGAACGCATGGCCGAACTGAGGATGGGCGACCGCTTCCACTTCACCGGCTTCGTGCGCGGGACCGACGTGGAGCGCATCTACGCCATGAGCGATCTGTACGTCATGCCCAGCGTGTCCGAACCCTTCGGCATCACCCCGCTGGAGGCCATGGTCTTCGACGTGCCGTGCATCGTGTCCAAGCAGTCCGGCGTGGCCGAGGTGCTGGAGGACGCGGTCAAGGTGGACTTCTGGGACGTGGACCGGCTGGCCTTCGAGATCGGCGACATCCTGACCGACGAAAAGCGGGCCAAAAAGCTGGTCGAGCGCGGCCGGGAGACACTCAAGAAGATTCAATGGGACCGTGCCGCCGAAAAGGTCCTCGATGTGTACCGGCAACTCACCGGAGGGCGCTCATGA